The Chitinophagales bacterium genome has a window encoding:
- a CDS encoding pirin family protein: MANTIFHAANTRGHADHGWLNAHHSFSFAGYYDPSRVQFGALRVLNDDIVAPGMGFGKHPHDNMEIITIILSGALEHKDSMGHTQAIQPNEVQVMSAGTGVFHSEYNHNRDKEVNLLQTWIFPNKKNVQPRYDQRIFPAEERVNQWQALVSPMGNDDPGMKIHQDAWINRATIETGKTLDYRLHNAANGVYVFVIDGSARAGEQLLNKKDALGVTDSDTVQLTANATSDVLVFEVPMRW; encoded by the coding sequence ATGGCAAATACAATATTTCATGCAGCAAATACACGTGGTCATGCGGATCATGGCTGGCTCAACGCTCATCACTCTTTCAGCTTTGCAGGCTACTACGACCCCTCTCGTGTACAGTTTGGTGCTCTCAGAGTATTAAACGATGACATTGTTGCCCCGGGCATGGGTTTTGGCAAACACCCGCACGATAATATGGAGATCATCACAATAATATTAAGCGGTGCATTGGAGCATAAAGACAGCATGGGGCATACTCAGGCCATACAGCCCAACGAGGTGCAGGTGATGAGTGCAGGCACAGGTGTGTTTCACAGTGAATATAACCATAACCGCGATAAAGAAGTGAACTTGTTGCAGACATGGATATTCCCGAATAAAAAGAATGTGCAACCCAGGTACGACCAACGTATTTTCCCCGCAGAAGAACGTGTGAATCAATGGCAGGCACTTGTATCACCTATGGGTAATGACGACCCTGGTATGAAGATACACCAGGACGCATGGATCAATCGTGCGACTATTGAAACAGGCAAAACACTGGACTACAGGTTACACAATGCTGCCAACGGTGTATATGTGTTTGTGATAGATGGCAGCGCACGTGCTGGAGAACAGCTACTGAATAAAAAAGATGCATTAGGGGTAACAGATAGTGATACTGTACAGCTAACGGCAAATGCCACTAGCGACGTGC
- a CDS encoding toxin-antitoxin system YwqK family antitoxin codes for MKVKHLLTGVVLIFLSTTSARSQELDTLVRKDPGGWEFFQVIVIADQQPMVEGYYLKGKKEGVWNEFWPSRYPKSMTSYHNDKKHGMHMEINADGGLSVIEHYKDDKLHGIKREYKHHGPVLLEEHYIDGKLDGAYKKYYETAMIQEEAEYSKGQRSGVSIWHYTNGNKAVEYNYIKDKKDGPCTVYYESGQKLESGPYKDDVRTGLWIEYHDNGQMKARGMYENDEKTGPWEEFDTEGNPLKTINY; via the coding sequence ATGAAAGTTAAGCATTTGCTGACGGGAGTAGTGTTAATATTCCTGTCAACAACATCTGCAAGGTCGCAGGAGCTGGATACATTAGTAAGAAAAGACCCGGGAGGATGGGAATTTTTCCAGGTGATTGTTATTGCCGATCAGCAACCTATGGTAGAAGGTTACTATTTAAAAGGGAAGAAAGAAGGTGTCTGGAATGAGTTCTGGCCGTCACGCTACCCTAAAAGCATGACTTCGTATCATAATGATAAAAAACATGGTATGCATATGGAGATCAATGCTGATGGCGGATTGTCGGTCATAGAGCATTACAAAGACGATAAGCTGCATGGCATAAAGAGGGAGTATAAACATCATGGCCCCGTATTGCTCGAAGAGCATTATATAGATGGCAAGCTGGATGGCGCTTACAAAAAGTATTACGAAACTGCGATGATACAGGAAGAAGCTGAATACAGCAAAGGCCAGCGCAGTGGCGTATCCATATGGCATTATACCAATGGCAATAAAGCAGTAGAGTATAATTATATAAAAGATAAAAAAGATGGCCCATGCACGGTATATTACGAGTCAGGTCAAAAGCTGGAATCAGGACCCTATAAAGATGATGTAAGAACAGGATTGTGGATAGAGTATCACGATAACGGGCAGATGAAGGCAAGAGGTATGTACGAAAATGATGAAAAGACAGGCCCATGGGAAGAATTTGATACAGAAGGGAACCCTCTTAAAACAATAAACTACTAA